CCTTGTCTCCACTGTGGTCCGAGGTGACAGGACACAGATGTCTTCCATTCAATCTGCCAATCCACATCACAGTCTGAGCCTGGGTCAATGTGGAGCTGTTGTCTagtgggtagggttagggtttctGGACCCTGGTTGGGTTTCTGGACCCTGGTGGGGTTTATGGACCCTGGTGGGGCTTCTGGACCCTGGTGGGGTTTCTGGACCCTGGTTGGGTTTCTGGACCCTGGTGGGGTTTATGGACCCTGGTGGGGCTTCTGGACCCTGGTGGGGCTTCTGGACCCTGGTGGGGTTTATGGACCCTGGTGGGGTTTATGGACCCTGGTGGGGCTTCTGGACCCTGGTGGGGCTTATGGACCCTGGTGGGGTTTATGGACCCTGGTGGGGCTTCTGGACCCTGGTGGGGTTTCTGGACCCTGGTGGGGCTTCTGGACCCTGGTGGGGCTTATGGACCCTGGTGGGGTTTATGGACCCTGGTGGGGTTTATGGACCCTGGTGGGGCTTCTGGACCCTGGTGGGGCTTATGGACCCTGGTGGGGTTTATGGACCCTGGTGGGGATGGTGGGGCTTCTGGACCCTGGTTGGGTTTCTGGACCCTGGTGGGGCTTCTGGACCCTGGTGGGGTTTATGGACCCTGGTGGGGCTTATGGACCCTGGTGGGGCTTATGGACCCTGGTGGGGCTTCTGGACCCTGGTGGGGCTTCTGGAACCTGGTGGGGCTTCTGGACCCTGGTGGGGCTTCTGGAACCTGGTGGGGCTTCTGGACCCTGGTGGGGCTTATGGACCCTGGTGGGGTTTCTGGACCCTGGTGGGGCTTCTGGACCCTGGTGGGGTTTCTGGACCCTGGTGGGGCTTCTGGACCCTGGTGGGGCTTATGGACCCTGGTGGGGTTTATGGACCCTGGTGGGGTTTATGGACCCTGGTGGGGCTTCTGGACCCTGGTGGGGCTTATGGACCCTGGTGGGGTTTATGGACCCTGGTGGGGATGGTGGGGCTTCTGGACCCTGGTTGGGTTTCTGGACCCTGGTGGGGCTTCTGGACCCTGGTGGGGTTTATGGACCCTGGTGGGGCTTCTGGACCCTGGTGGGGCTTATGGACCCTGGTGGGGCTTCTGGACCCTGGTGGGGCTTCTGGAACCTGGTGGGGCTTCTGGACCCTGGTGGGGCTTCTGGAACCTGGTGGGGCTTCTGGACCCTGGTGGGGCTTATGGACCCTGGTGGGGTTTCTGGACCCTGGTGGGGCTTCTGGACCCTGGTTGGGTTTCTGGACCCTGGTGGGGCTTCTGGACGCTGGTGGGGCTTCTGGACCCTGGTGGGGCTTCTGGACCCTGGTGGGGCTTCTGGAACCTGGTGGGGCTTCTGGACCCTGGTGGGGCTTCTGGACCCTGGTGGGGTTTATGGACCCTGGTGGGGTTTATGGACCCTGGTGGGGCTTCTGGACCCTGGTGGGGCTTATGGACCCTGGTGGGGTTTATGGACCCTGGTGGGGCTTCTGGACCCTGGTGGGGTTTCTGGACCCTGGTGGGGCTTATGGACCCTGGTGGGGTTTATGGACCCTGGTGGGGTTTATGGACCCTGGTGGGGCTTCTGGACCCTGGTGGGGCTTCTGGACCCTGGTGGGGTTTATGGACCCTGGTGGGGATGGTGGGGCTTCTGGACCCTGGTTGGGTTTCTGGACCCTGGTGGGGCTTCTGGACCCTGGTGGGGCTTATGGACCCTGGTGGGGCTTCTGGACCCTGGTGGGGCTTCTGGAACCTGGTGGGGCTTCTGGACCCTGGTGGGGCTTCTGGAACCTGGTGGGGCTTCTGGACCCTGGTGGGGCTTATGGACCCTGGTGGGGTTTCTGGACCCTGGTGGGGCTTCTGGACCCTGGTTGGGTTTCTGGACCCTGGTGGGGCTTCTGGACGCTGGTGGGGCTTCTGGACCCTGGTGGGGCTTCTGGACCCTGGTGGGGCTTCTGGAACCTGGTGGGGCTTCTGGACGCTGGTGGGGCTTCTGGACCCTGGTGGGGCTTCTGGAACCTGGTGGGGCTTCTGGACGCTGGTGGGGCTTCTGGACCCTGGTTGGGACCCTGGTTGGATGTGTCTCTGGTTGGTGTGGATGTGTCCCTGGTTGGGTGGATGTGACCCTGGTTGGTGTGGATGTGTCCCTGGTTGGGGTGGATGTGTCCCTGGTTTGGTGGATGTGTCCCTGGTTGGGGTGGATGTGTCCCTGGTTGGGGTGGATGTGTCCCTGGTTGGGGTGGATGTGTCCCTGGTTGGGGTGGATGTGTCCCTGGTTTGGTGGA
The window above is part of the Salmo salar chromosome ssa15, Ssal_v3.1, whole genome shotgun sequence genome. Proteins encoded here:
- the LOC123727156 gene encoding uncharacterized PE-PGRS family protein PE_PGRS24-like; amino-acid sequence: MDPGGASGPWWGFWTLVGFMDPGGVYGPWWGFWTLVGLMDPGGVYGPWWGFWTLVGFLDPGGASGPWWGLWTLVGFMDPGGVYGPWWGFWTLVGLMDPGGVYGPWWGWWGFWTLVGFLDPGGASGPWWGLWTLVGLMDPGGAYGPWWGFWTLVGLLEPGGASGPWWGFWNLVGLLDPGGAYGPWWGFWTLVGLLDPGGVSGPWWGFWTLVGLMDPGGVYGPWWGLWTLVGLLDPGGAYGPWWGLWTLVGMVGLLDPGWVSGPWWGFWTLVGFMDPGGASGPWWGLWTLVGLLDPGGASGTWWGFWTLVGLLEPGGASGPWWGLWTLVGFLDPGGASGPWLGFWTLVGLLDAGGASGPWWGFWTLVGLLEPGGASGPWWGFWTLVGFMDPGGVYGPWWGFWTLVGLMDPGGVYGPWWGFWTLVGFLDPGGAYGPWWGLWTLVGFMDPGGASGPWWGFWTLVGFMDPGGDGGASGPWLGFWTLVGLLDPGGAYGPWWGFWTLVGLLEPGGASGPWWGFWNLVGLLDPGGAYGPWWGFWTLVGLLDPGWVSGPWWGFWTLVGLLDPGGASGPWWGFWNLVGLLDAGGASGPWWGFWNLVGLLDAGGASGPWLGPWLDVSLVGVDVSLVGWM